Proteins co-encoded in one Jeotgalibacillus malaysiensis genomic window:
- a CDS encoding GCN5 family N-acetyltransferase, with product MLIREIETKDAENFRLLIQQVESQSEFMMMESGERQTTSEQQLRQIESLKKQANSTVLVAEDEDQLTGYLFAIGGSSRRNSHAAYLVIGILTEYRAKGVGTQLFQQLEKWAAAQGISRLELTVVIENEAGLALYKKQGFEVEGTKRQSLKINGSLVDEYYMSKLLYT from the coding sequence TTGTTAATCAGAGAAATAGAAACAAAAGACGCAGAAAACTTCAGGCTGCTGATCCAGCAGGTAGAAAGTCAGTCTGAATTCATGATGATGGAATCGGGAGAACGCCAAACAACGTCTGAACAGCAATTAAGGCAGATTGAAAGTCTTAAAAAGCAAGCGAACTCAACTGTGCTTGTCGCGGAAGACGAGGACCAGCTTACTGGCTATTTGTTCGCGATTGGCGGAAGTTCGAGACGCAACAGTCATGCTGCATATCTTGTGATTGGCATTCTGACGGAATACAGAGCCAAAGGAGTTGGCACTCAGTTATTTCAGCAGTTGGAAAAGTGGGCTGCTGCACAGGGGATTTCAAGACTTGAATTAACAGTTGTTATAGAGAATGAAGCAGGTCTCGCGCTTTATAAAAAGCAGGGGTTCGAAGTTGAAGGAACGAAGAGGCAGTCACTGAAGATTAACGGAAGTCTGGTTGATGAATATTATATGTCGAAGCTTCTTTATACATAA
- a CDS encoding hydrolase, with translation MGSRIMHLVIANRIAEELSIMDKDSFLLGGVAPDAVSPKDISHFYKGSEADYSRAIDYKGFLKKYHSEKDKPFIQGYYTHLLADDIWLTGFYLPWLRNRMQADQDIFSRYHQDFRLLNAKLLEHYGCTQSLRKILEKTGRVTDIEEVTAKEVVGFIPYVIGDMQYEQSDVDQPLSVFTLEQIVGYVETSVERGVACLRELNDLRV, from the coding sequence ATGGGTTCTAGAATCATGCACTTAGTGATCGCAAATAGAATCGCTGAAGAGCTGTCGATTATGGATAAGGATTCCTTCCTGTTAGGTGGAGTCGCACCAGACGCAGTTTCACCCAAAGATATCTCCCATTTCTATAAAGGGAGTGAAGCGGACTATTCCAGAGCGATTGACTATAAGGGCTTTCTGAAGAAGTACCACTCAGAAAAAGATAAGCCTTTTATACAAGGGTACTACACCCACCTGCTGGCAGATGATATCTGGTTAACAGGATTCTATCTGCCGTGGCTAAGAAACAGAATGCAGGCAGATCAGGATATATTCAGCCGCTATCATCAGGATTTCAGATTGCTAAATGCCAAGCTGTTGGAGCATTATGGGTGTACTCAGAGCTTGAGGAAGATCTTAGAAAAAACCGGTAGAGTAACAGATATTGAGGAAGTGACAGCGAAAGAAGTGGTTGGTTTTATCCCATACGTCATTGGGGATATGCAGTACGAACAAAGTGATGTTGATCAACCACTGTCAGTTTTTACATTAGAACAGATCGTTGGGTATGTGGAGACGTCGGTTGAACGGGGTGTGGCCTGCCTCCGTGAACTGAATGATTTAAGAGTGTGA
- a CDS encoding anti-anti-sigma regulatory factor yields the protein MLKNQELHTYFYNKADALTEEWYSSLDRNKGGVYGSTDPIAIERIKNQNNAFHRQFCKVFQSDDQSHVEDFMEWIESIALDEAHQSTELEDIIEEFFRTQEQYLNLIEEYAQSCPKSLSYGEVMTWTKTVVNTISSIIHEFTVQHSKVAKNRLQAHQEMITEMSAPVISLTSHIGFLPLVGEITTHRAQIVFSKTLAQSSELQISKLFIDLSGVPIIDTMVAQQIFQLISGLKIIGVQTAISGISPLIAQTAIQLGLSFKDIEIYSTLAQAMKAEDFNS from the coding sequence ATGCTCAAAAATCAAGAGCTGCATACATATTTTTATAATAAAGCAGATGCATTGACTGAAGAATGGTATTCATCTTTGGATAGAAATAAAGGAGGCGTTTACGGGTCAACAGATCCGATAGCAATTGAAAGAATCAAAAATCAGAACAACGCTTTTCATAGGCAATTTTGTAAAGTGTTTCAAAGTGATGACCAGTCACATGTTGAAGATTTTATGGAATGGATTGAAAGCATTGCACTTGATGAAGCTCACCAATCAACAGAGCTTGAGGATATTATTGAAGAATTTTTCAGAACCCAGGAGCAATATTTGAACTTAATAGAAGAGTACGCACAATCATGTCCTAAAAGCTTGTCTTACGGTGAAGTGATGACCTGGACTAAAACAGTTGTTAATACAATTAGTAGCATCATTCATGAATTTACGGTACAGCACTCTAAAGTCGCTAAGAACAGACTTCAGGCTCATCAGGAGATGATTACTGAAATGAGTGCCCCTGTTATTTCTCTCACAAGTCATATTGGCTTTCTTCCACTAGTTGGTGAAATTACAACACATAGAGCTCAGATCGTTTTTAGTAAAACACTTGCACAAAGTTCTGAGCTGCAGATTAGTAAGTTGTTCATTGATCTGTCAGGTGTCCCAATTATTGATACCATGGTCGCGCAGCAGATTTTCCAGTTAATTAGCGGTCTGAAAATCATCGGTGTACAAACCGCTATATCCGGGATCAGTCCGCTCATTGCACAGACTGCCATTCAACTCGGTCTAAGTTTCAAAGATATTGAAATTTACAGCACGCTTGCTCAGGCGATGAAGGCTGAAGATTTTAACAGTTAA
- a CDS encoding peptidase S66, giving the protein MIQYPTLHKPATIGVTALSSGVPEALHPLLKGAEKQLQKNEYQLILGETAWTQHKAKSAPADVRAKEFHSIIQNEKVDLIIPPWGGELLVETLEHLDFDLIPPKWIIGYSDTSVLLLAITLTKGIATAHGTNLVDLRGESMDATTAMWEEVLLTKAGESVTQHSSPLYQKEWDFENPTPHIFDLTEKTDWKTVSGNPETLKGRLLGGCVDVIRHLVGTPFGDVAAFRKTFNQNEPILWFFENCELSTTNLKRSLVQMKLAGWFEHCSGILFGRSDANHEIDGYTVEDVYQDLAEELQVPIVYDVDCGHVPPQITFINGAYAVVEVQNGKGKVVQYFR; this is encoded by the coding sequence ATGATCCAATATCCAACACTACATAAACCAGCAACCATAGGCGTCACAGCCCTATCATCCGGTGTACCTGAAGCGCTGCATCCTCTATTAAAAGGCGCGGAAAAGCAGCTTCAGAAGAATGAATACCAGCTGATCTTAGGAGAAACGGCCTGGACCCAGCATAAAGCAAAGTCAGCCCCTGCAGACGTGCGGGCAAAAGAATTCCACTCAATCATACAAAATGAAAAAGTTGATCTCATTATCCCGCCATGGGGAGGCGAGCTCCTGGTTGAAACGCTTGAGCACCTTGATTTTGACCTGATCCCCCCGAAATGGATCATCGGCTATTCAGATACAAGCGTCCTGCTACTTGCGATCACGTTGACGAAAGGGATCGCAACCGCTCACGGAACAAATCTTGTTGATCTGAGAGGAGAGTCTATGGATGCAACGACAGCGATGTGGGAAGAGGTACTCCTTACAAAAGCAGGTGAGTCTGTCACGCAGCATTCATCACCCCTTTATCAAAAAGAATGGGATTTTGAAAATCCGACGCCGCATATTTTCGATTTAACAGAAAAGACCGATTGGAAAACCGTGTCCGGAAATCCGGAGACGTTGAAGGGACGTCTGCTTGGTGGTTGTGTAGATGTGATCAGACATTTGGTTGGCACACCTTTTGGTGATGTAGCTGCTTTCCGTAAAACATTTAATCAAAACGAGCCAATTCTCTGGTTTTTTGAAAACTGTGAGTTGTCAACGACTAACCTGAAGCGCTCGCTTGTGCAGATGAAGCTTGCCGGATGGTTTGAACATTGCTCAGGGATCCTTTTTGGCAGAAGTGACGCGAATCATGAGATTGATGGATATACCGTAGAGGATGTATATCAGGATCTTGCAGAAGAACTGCAGGTTCCGATTGTTTATGACGTTGACTGCGGTCACGTTCCGCCTCAGATTACATTTATCAATGGGGCTTATGCTGTGGTGGAAGTGCAGAATGGCAAAGGGAAAGTTGTACAGTATTTCAGGTGA
- a CDS encoding mutT/NUDIX family protein, which yields MVQDGDAVLLLDRQHDNQKGFIPPGGKVEFPESFTASAIREVKEETGLAVSDLVYKGLYKYVNPEKNDRYMIFNYISNSFAGELLKDAPEGKPVWVPIEDACQLPMMGSIKKRFPLFFEEGTFEIQVEWDNERDQEGKVTVRRT from the coding sequence ATGGTGCAGGATGGAGATGCTGTACTGTTACTTGATCGACAGCACGATAATCAAAAAGGTTTTATCCCTCCCGGCGGCAAAGTTGAATTTCCAGAAAGCTTTACAGCTTCCGCGATCAGAGAGGTAAAAGAAGAAACAGGACTAGCAGTAAGTGACCTCGTTTATAAGGGGCTTTATAAATATGTTAACCCTGAGAAAAATGACCGGTATATGATTTTTAACTATATTTCCAACAGCTTTGCCGGGGAATTGCTGAAGGATGCCCCTGAAGGTAAACCTGTGTGGGTACCAATTGAAGATGCCTGTCAGCTTCCAATGATGGGCTCCATTAAAAAAAGGTTTCCTTTGTTTTTTGAAGAAGGGACTTTTGAGATTCAGGTGGAATGGGACAATGAAAGGGATCAGGAAGGGAAAGTGACGGTGAGGAGGACATGA
- a CDS encoding helicase, whose protein sequence is MTKSDHTYPDISFIRQSVEAGGVTKHELMQRLHQSAIRLNEYANKLLMDQHFLISETPYQVEVIALTVKELGFPEGTVTAALYKKADELELTLCPIELGPFLRLAYTEQEEHVSHKKNQAPAGSMTIASEPLYDRGDFPKGFYLRRKDGELWLRGYSADHLHVWNPEDVFIFCVKGKGNTE, encoded by the coding sequence ATGACTAAAAGTGATCATACATATCCGGACATTTCATTTATAAGACAGTCGGTAGAAGCTGGTGGCGTGACAAAGCATGAATTGATGCAGCGGCTGCATCAGTCCGCGATTCGTTTGAATGAATATGCCAACAAGCTGCTTATGGATCAACATTTTCTAATCTCCGAAACTCCTTATCAGGTGGAAGTGATCGCGTTAACGGTGAAGGAACTCGGTTTTCCGGAGGGTACTGTTACAGCAGCACTTTATAAAAAAGCGGATGAATTGGAATTAACTCTTTGCCCGATAGAGCTGGGACCATTTTTGAGGCTTGCTTATACAGAGCAGGAGGAGCACGTTTCTCACAAGAAAAATCAGGCGCCCGCAGGTTCAATGACGATTGCATCAGAACCTTTATATGATCGTGGTGATTTTCCGAAGGGCTTTTATTTACGGCGAAAAGATGGTGAGCTGTGGCTTAGAGGGTATTCGGCTGATCATTTACATGTATGGAATCCTGAGGATGTATTTATTTTCTGTGTAAAAGGGAAAGGGAATACAGAGTAA
- a CDS encoding ABC transporter translates to MNVSVKRMRAIFIKDYKEFSRNYAVSSMILMPLVLAFFYQNAGAASLDLYFLPINMTFALVTTFIQACLIAEEKESNTLRSLMMSPASMADILIGKSTLVFVITLAIVALTIMILGFTPANLLILTAGLMISTVFYIGLGIICGLFTKTVMEASVAVLPVMAVFSLGPLAMGLAETYPVLEVMKWLPSAQLITLEGYSAAGQTSDIIISLAVITGWTIVALVVASVLFTKRMKDE, encoded by the coding sequence ATGAATGTTTCAGTTAAACGAATGCGCGCAATTTTTATAAAAGATTATAAAGAGTTTTCGCGTAACTATGCAGTATCATCAATGATTTTAATGCCTTTAGTACTGGCTTTTTTCTATCAGAATGCTGGTGCGGCCTCATTGGATCTGTACTTTCTGCCAATCAACATGACATTTGCGCTTGTGACCACATTTATTCAGGCCTGCCTGATTGCAGAGGAAAAGGAAAGTAATACATTACGCAGTCTGATGATGTCCCCGGCGTCAATGGCAGATATCCTGATCGGAAAAAGCACGCTTGTTTTTGTGATTACGCTTGCGATTGTTGCGCTGACGATTATGATTCTCGGGTTTACACCGGCAAACCTGCTTATTTTGACAGCGGGATTAATGATCTCAACGGTTTTTTATATCGGACTTGGCATTATCTGTGGTCTTTTCACTAAAACAGTGATGGAAGCATCTGTTGCTGTTCTTCCTGTGATGGCAGTTTTCTCACTCGGACCGCTTGCGATGGGATTAGCTGAAACATACCCGGTGCTTGAAGTGATGAAATGGCTGCCAAGTGCACAGCTGATTACGCTTGAAGGGTATAGTGCTGCAGGCCAAACGTCAGATATCATCATTTCACTCGCGGTGATCACAGGGTGGACAATTGTTGCGCTGGTGGTTGCAAGTGTGTTGTTTACGAAGCGGATGAAAGATGAATAA
- a CDS encoding DNA-binding protein — protein MKNRMKELRQENSISQEQMAEMLGVSRQTIISIEKGRYNPSLPLAIQIARCFNTYVEEVFLLEEEE, from the coding sequence ATGAAAAATCGAATGAAAGAGCTCAGGCAGGAAAACAGCATTTCTCAGGAGCAGATGGCAGAAATGCTGGGCGTATCAAGGCAGACCATTATTTCAATTGAGAAGGGTCGCTATAACCCATCACTGCCGCTTGCGATTCAGATTGCAAGGTGCTTTAACACATATGTGGAAGAGGTTTTTTTGTTGGAAGAAGAAGAATAG
- a CDS encoding AraC family transcriptional regulator, with product MDTLKLFNEAVSYIEENLTGEIEMKEVARRAGSSEYHFRRMFSFLAGVSLSEYIRYRRLTLAVSDLQDHRVIDLAVKYGYQSADAFSRAFQSWHGVTPAEARTTNKPLKSFSPMTFQLTIRGGENMNVRIVEKDAFRMIGLKKRVPIIFNGVNPEIEKMWHSLTGEDIQELKDLSNIEPKGMISASANFSEGRMEEKGELDHYIGVASTEARPEHFDCLEVQASNWAVFEAKGKFPDTLQNVWGRIYSEWFPTNPYEQAEGPEILWNEQPDTTVPDFKSEIWIPVKKKS from the coding sequence ATGGATACACTAAAGCTTTTTAACGAAGCTGTCAGCTACATCGAAGAAAATCTGACAGGCGAGATTGAGATGAAAGAGGTTGCCAGGCGGGCTGGGAGTTCTGAATATCACTTCAGGAGGATGTTTTCGTTTCTCGCAGGCGTTTCTTTGTCTGAATACATCCGCTATAGAAGGCTGACGCTTGCTGTTTCTGACCTGCAGGACCACCGTGTGATTGATCTGGCAGTGAAGTACGGCTATCAGTCAGCGGATGCTTTTTCAAGAGCATTCCAGAGCTGGCATGGTGTTACGCCTGCAGAGGCCAGGACGACAAATAAGCCGCTAAAATCATTCTCTCCTATGACCTTCCAGCTGACAATTAGAGGAGGAGAAAATATGAATGTACGCATTGTAGAAAAAGACGCTTTTCGTATGATTGGTTTGAAGAAGAGAGTACCGATTATTTTTAATGGAGTGAACCCGGAGATTGAAAAAATGTGGCACAGCCTGACTGGAGAAGATATTCAGGAGCTGAAGGACTTATCGAATATTGAACCCAAAGGAATGATCAGTGCCTCAGCAAACTTTTCAGAAGGCAGAATGGAAGAAAAGGGTGAGCTGGATCATTATATCGGTGTTGCATCCACTGAAGCACGCCCGGAACATTTCGACTGTCTGGAGGTTCAGGCTTCTAATTGGGCAGTGTTTGAAGCGAAAGGAAAATTCCCTGATACGCTGCAAAATGTCTGGGGCAGAATCTACTCAGAGTGGTTTCCGACTAATCCGTATGAACAGGCGGAAGGGCCAGAAATTCTCTGGAACGAGCAGCCGGATACAACAGTGCCGGATTTCAAAAGTGAGATTTGGATTCCAGTTAAAAAGAAATCATGA
- a CDS encoding ABC transporter ATP-binding protein — protein MTAEINVQHIGKSFDKFTALEDVSFSVQKGEVFGFLGPSGSGKTTLIKILTAQLDQNKGKASVFGIPVSEMKRVENKSRFGILTDNSGLYKRLTVEENLTLYKDLFELNDNAIDEALAFVNLQDARKKKVSKLSKGMLQRVTLARALMHKPELLFLDEPTSALDPGNTHHIYKGLRKLNEMGTTIFLTTHDMAEAETLCDRVAFLHEGKIKAIGAPSELRLRHSDQSMIVELTNGEQHTLPLNEMTTAGRLEEWMRNQLIQRIWSNEPTLGDIFMEMTGRDLR, from the coding sequence ATGACAGCAGAAATTAACGTACAGCATATTGGAAAAAGTTTTGACAAATTTACCGCTTTGGAGGATGTATCTTTTTCAGTTCAAAAAGGAGAGGTTTTCGGATTCCTTGGACCGAGTGGATCAGGTAAAACAACGCTCATTAAAATACTGACCGCACAGCTGGATCAGAACAAAGGAAAAGCATCTGTTTTTGGTATACCGGTAAGTGAAATGAAGCGTGTAGAAAATAAATCACGCTTTGGTATATTAACGGATAACAGTGGACTCTATAAAAGGTTGACCGTAGAAGAAAATCTCACACTATATAAGGATTTATTTGAATTAAATGACAATGCAATTGATGAAGCGCTGGCATTTGTAAACCTGCAGGATGCACGCAAAAAGAAGGTGTCCAAACTCTCCAAAGGGATGCTTCAGCGGGTGACACTTGCACGCGCATTGATGCATAAACCGGAGCTGTTATTTCTCGATGAACCAACTTCTGCGCTGGACCCTGGAAATACGCATCACATTTATAAGGGGCTGCGTAAGTTAAATGAAATGGGTACAACGATTTTCCTTACGACCCATGATATGGCTGAGGCTGAGACATTGTGTGACCGGGTCGCATTTTTACATGAGGGGAAAATTAAAGCGATTGGGGCACCTTCAGAACTAAGGTTGCGTCACAGTGATCAGTCGATGATTGTGGAGCTGACAAACGGAGAGCAGCACACACTGCCACTGAATGAAATGACAACAGCCGGCAGACTTGAAGAATGGATGAGAAACCAGCTGATCCAGCGCATCTGGTCAAATGAGCCGACACTAGGAGATATTTTTATGGAGATGACAGGGAGGGACTTACGATGA
- a CDS encoding protease, with translation MKAPIAKRVPFTHNIHNDIREDDYYWMKDKTNPEVVSYLESENEYFSEVMKPLQEKTNEIFEGMVARVPEAEEKVPVQNGPYFYYSREQKDKQYAIYARKKAESRELLDQAEEEIILDLNELAGDDDYLSVTLQRLNEEQTRLAYLDNRDGSDRYTIYIKDLETGELLSDKVENVYIFGSMEWSQCGKYIFYVTVDDMQRPYRLWRHEVGSNEADELLYEEKEVTFALFIAKTKSGKYITVHSSSTMTEEVRLVDAENPLAPVQLVDERRRGIKYDVDHWGDDLLILTNEDALNFKLLRCPVSDFSQRTEVVPYDENRYLQAVYPTQDKLFVFGREHGLTQLWVLEHNELQQLEWDEPLYTLSIVSGQSYDSSELLVDYESLLTPDTTYRIEVATGEKQAIHTAAVNGEYDPELFNQHQLWVTARDGVKVPLMVIYKKGALDNGPAPLILTGYGSYGADSNPYFNAYRLPLLEKGVVFVTAQVRGGGEMGRHWYEDGKTHRKLNSFTDFVDAARFLIEEGYTTADKMAARGGSAGGLLVGGVSNMAGDLFKVIVPEVPFVDVLTTMLDDTIPLTTLEWDEWGNPQNEEDYSYMKSYSPYDNVEEKEYPHMYITTGLNDPRVAYWEPAKWVARLRTKKTDDNTLVLKTNMGAGHFGASGRFDHLKEAAECYAFILDKIGVE, from the coding sequence ATGAAAGCACCAATCGCAAAGCGCGTACCTTTTACGCACAATATACATAATGATATTCGTGAAGATGACTATTACTGGATGAAGGATAAGACGAACCCTGAAGTGGTTTCGTATCTGGAAAGTGAGAATGAATATTTCAGTGAAGTAATGAAGCCGCTTCAAGAGAAGACGAATGAGATTTTTGAAGGGATGGTTGCACGCGTACCTGAGGCGGAAGAGAAGGTGCCTGTTCAAAATGGACCTTATTTTTATTATTCACGGGAGCAAAAGGACAAGCAATATGCGATTTATGCGCGTAAAAAAGCTGAGAGCCGTGAGCTTCTGGATCAGGCTGAAGAGGAAATCATTCTGGATTTAAATGAGCTGGCAGGGGATGACGATTATCTGAGTGTCACGCTGCAGCGTCTGAATGAAGAGCAGACAAGGCTTGCGTACCTTGATAATCGTGATGGGTCAGACCGTTATACGATTTATATTAAGGACCTGGAAACGGGAGAGTTACTCTCTGACAAAGTAGAAAACGTATATATTTTCGGGAGCATGGAGTGGAGCCAGTGCGGAAAATATATTTTTTATGTAACGGTTGATGATATGCAGCGGCCTTACCGACTGTGGCGTCATGAGGTTGGCAGTAATGAAGCGGATGAGCTTTTATATGAAGAAAAGGAAGTCACTTTTGCGTTATTCATTGCGAAAACGAAAAGTGGAAAGTACATTACTGTGCATTCAAGTTCAACGATGACAGAAGAAGTCCGTCTCGTGGATGCGGAAAATCCACTTGCGCCGGTTCAGCTGGTAGACGAGCGTCGCAGAGGGATTAAGTATGACGTGGATCACTGGGGAGATGACCTGCTGATTCTGACGAATGAAGACGCACTGAATTTCAAACTGCTGCGCTGTCCGGTATCGGATTTCTCGCAGCGGACGGAAGTTGTTCCTTATGATGAGAACCGTTACCTTCAGGCTGTTTATCCAACACAGGACAAGCTTTTCGTATTTGGACGTGAACATGGACTGACACAGCTTTGGGTGCTTGAACATAATGAGCTGCAGCAGCTTGAGTGGGATGAGCCGCTTTATACGCTATCGATTGTTAGTGGACAAAGCTATGATTCAAGTGAGCTTTTAGTGGATTATGAATCATTATTAACACCTGATACGACTTATCGTATTGAGGTTGCAACTGGTGAAAAGCAGGCGATTCACACAGCAGCTGTTAATGGCGAATATGATCCGGAGTTGTTCAATCAGCATCAGCTCTGGGTGACTGCAAGAGATGGCGTTAAGGTGCCATTAATGGTCATCTATAAAAAGGGTGCACTTGATAACGGACCGGCACCGCTGATTCTGACTGGTTATGGCTCTTACGGGGCTGACAGCAATCCATATTTTAATGCATACCGACTGCCGCTTTTAGAAAAAGGAGTTGTGTTTGTAACGGCTCAGGTGCGCGGTGGCGGCGAGATGGGCAGACACTGGTATGAAGACGGTAAAACACACCGCAAGCTTAATTCATTTACAGACTTTGTTGATGCAGCACGCTTCTTAATTGAAGAAGGCTACACAACAGCTGACAAAATGGCTGCAAGGGGCGGCAGTGCTGGAGGATTACTTGTTGGTGGTGTGTCTAACATGGCAGGGGATCTATTCAAAGTGATTGTACCTGAAGTGCCATTTGTCGATGTACTGACTACTATGCTTGATGACACGATTCCATTAACTACATTGGAGTGGGATGAGTGGGGCAATCCGCAGAATGAAGAGGACTACTCGTATATGAAATCCTATAGCCCGTATGACAATGTGGAAGAAAAGGAATATCCGCATATGTACATCACAACTGGTCTGAACGATCCGCGCGTTGCTTACTGGGAGCCGGCTAAGTGGGTAGCGAGACTGCGTACAAAGAAGACAGATGACAATACACTTGTGCTGAAAACCAATATGGGAGCGGGGCACTTTGGTGCGTCAGGACGCTTTGATCATTTGAAGGAAGCGGCAGAGTGCTATGCGTTTATTTTAGATAAGATTGGCGTGGAGTAA